In one Cyprinus carpio isolate SPL01 chromosome B2, ASM1834038v1, whole genome shotgun sequence genomic region, the following are encoded:
- the LOC122134429 gene encoding uncharacterized protein LOC122134429 isoform X4, translating to MEFWKIWGRLLIIQSFFTCITLIHCRNLLRFSGTEKTNNEGGEDISEKNISDHKGYFEPLADFDHLGDNAGVSGLQKKSLIKGQLLSSSEAAWDAMSPKLRCGDDLVKLQLSGPELANVELCRGNGVPVPLTQLPPHCGHTALTYAGLVYATPYDGCGVVQQGGYYVMQIQWQGNSAVITCPMTSTIANETFLGPHPPKYLHILLPPFSPDTQSPDAPAMPQVSDTATLKPPPLVYPQGFWPFPHYLYPGRVYATAKQTEKPVTTTLVSQAPTGEPQPPKYPEMSWPHYHPDYLYHGRPKPTLKPVPASGSDTKSDAPAEKPQPPKYPQKPWPYPGYPSGDPKPVPASGFDTESDAPAEKPQPPKYPQKPWPYPGWQHPGYPSGDPKPVTASGSESDAPGEKPHPPKYPQKTWPYPGWQYPGYPSGDSKPVPASGSDTESDAPGEKPHPPKYPQKTWPYPGWQYPGYPSGDPKPVPASGSESDAPGEKPHPPKYPQKPWPYPGYPSGDPKPVPASGSDTESDAPGEKPHPPKYPQKTWPYPGWQYPGYPSGDPKPVPASGSESDAHQLKSLNLPNTPRSLGLILVGSILVTLLVTQNLFQPLALTLNRMHQVKSLNLRNTPRSFGLILVGSILVTLLVTQNLFPPLALTLNRNRMHQVKSLTLPNTPRSLGLILATLLVTQNLFQLLALNRMHQLKSLNLPNTPRSLGLILVGSILATLLVTQNLFQLLALTLNRIHQVKSLDLPNTPRRLGLILVGSILATLLVTQNLFQLLALTPNRMHQVKSLDLPNTPRRLGLILVGSILATLLVTQNLFQLLALALNRMHQVKSLTLPNTPRSLGLILATLLVTQNLFPASGSGSESDAPAEKPHPPKYPQKPWPYPGYPSGDPKPVPASGSDTESDAPGEKPHPPKYPQKPWPYPDYPSGDPKPVPASGSGSESDAPGEKPHPPKYPQKPWPYPGWQYPGYPSGDPKPVPASGSDTESDAPGEKPHPPKYPQKTWPYPGWQYPGYPSGDPKPVPASGSDTELDAPGEKPHPPKYPQKPWPYPGWQHPGYPSGDPKPVPASGSESDAPGEKPQPPKYPQKTGSYYYPHDPGHIFPPYSHYPDYPLHLQEFYPQYPVQPPRIPTAPPITTTPQPCTTTAAAECKPFATSPPNVPP from the exons ATGGAATTTTGGAAAATATGGGGAAGGTTGTTAATTATACAAAGTTTTTTCACATGCATTACTTTAATACACTGCAGAAATCTGCTACGGTTTTCTGGAACGGAAAAAACGAACAATGAAGGTGGCGaagatatttcagaaaaaaatatatcagacCACAAGGGATATTTTGAGCCCTTAGCTGATTTTGACCATCTTGGTGATAACGCCGGAGTTTCAG GTCTTcagaaaaaatcattaattaaaggACAGCTACTCAGTTCTTCTGAAGCAGCCTGGGATGCCATGTCTCCAAAGTTGAGGTGTGGTGACGATCTCGTGAAGTTACAGCTCAGTGGTCCAGAATTAGCAAATGTTGAACTCTGTCGAG GTAATGGGGTGCCTGTTCCTCTCACTCAGTTGCCACCTCACTGTGGACACACAGCACTCACTTATGCAGGTCTTGTCTATGCTACTCCCTATGATGGATGTGGTGTTGTGCAACAG GGAGGGTATTATGTGATGCAGATACAGTGGCAGGGAAACTCTGCAGTCATTACTTGTCCTATGACCTCTACCATTGCAAATGAAACCTTCCTGGGACCTCATCCTCCTAAATATCTGCACATTTTGCTGCCTCCCTTCTCTCCTGATACACAAAGTCCAGATGCACCTGCAATGCCACAAGTGTCTGATACTGCAACACTGAAGCCACCACCTCTTGTGTATCCACAAGGGTTTTGGCCTTTCCCTCATTATCTTTATCCTGGAAGGGTTTATGCCACAGCTAAACAAACGGAGAAACCTGTTACAACTACTCTAGTTTCCCAAGCACCAACTGGAGAACCTCAACCTCCCAAATACCCCGAGATGTCTTGGCCACACTACCATCCTGATTACCTCTATCATGGCAGACCAAAACCCACTTTGAAACCTGTTCCCGCCTCTGGCTCTGACACTAAATCAGATGCACCAGCTGAAAAGCCTCAACCTCCCAAATACCCCCAGAAGCCATGGCCTTATCCTGGCTACCCTTCTGGTGACCCAAAACCTGTTCCCGCCTCTGGCTTTGACACTGAATCGGATGCACCAGCTGAAAAGCCTCAACCTCCCAAATACCCCCAGAAGCCTTGGCCTTATCCTGGTTGGCAGCATCCTGGCTACCCTTCTG GTGACCCAAAACCTGTTACAGCCTCTGGCTCTGAATCGGATGCACCAGGTGAAAAGCCTCACCCTCCCAAATACCCCCAGAAGACTTGGCCTTATCCTGGTTGGCAGTATCCTGGCTACCCTTCTGGTGACTCAAAACCTGTTCCTGCCTCTGGCTCTGACACTGAATCGGATGCACCAGGTGAAAAGCCTCACCCTCCCAA ATACCCCCAGAAGACTTGGCCTTATCCTGGTTGGCAGTATCCTGGCTACCCTTCTGGTGACCCAAAACCTGTTCCCGCCTCTGGCTCTGAATCGGATGCACCAG GTGAAAAGCCTCACCCTCCCAAATACCCCCAGAAGCCTTGGCCTTATCCTGGCTACCCTTCTGGTGACCCAAAACCTGTTCCAGCTTCTGGCTCTGACACTGAATCGGATGCACCAGGTGAAAAGCCTCACCCTCCCAAATACCCCCAGAAGACTTGGCCTTATCCTGGTTGGCAGTATCCTGGCTACCCTTCTGGTGACCCAAAACCTGTTCCAGCTTCTGGCTCTGAATCGGATGCACACCAGCTGAAAAGCCTCAACCTCCCAAATACCCCCAGAAGCCTTGGCCTTATCCTGGTTGGCAGCATCCTGGTTACCCTTCTG GTGACCCAAAACCTGTTCCAGCCTCTGGCTCTGACACTGAATCGGATGCACCAGGTGAAAAGCCTCAACCTCCGAAATACCCCCAGAAGCTTTGGCCTTATCCTGGTTGGCAGCATCCTGGTTACCCTTCTGGTGACCCAAAACCTGTTCCCGCCTCTGGCTCTGACACTGAATCGGAATCGGATGCACCAGGTAAAAAGCCTCACCCTCCCAAATACCCCCAGAAGCCTTGGCCTTATCCTGGCTACCCTTCTGGTGACCCAAAACCTGTTCCAGCTTCTGGCTCTGAATCGGATGCACCAGCTGAAAAGCCTCAACCTCCCAAATACCCCCAGAAGCCTTGGCCTTATCCTGGTTGGCAGTATCCTGGCTACCCTTCTG GTGACCCAAAACCTGTTCCAGCTTCTGGCTCTGACACTGAATCGGATACACCAGGTGAAAAGCCTCGACCTCCCAAATACCCCCAGAAGACTTGGCCTTATCCTGGTTGGCAGTATCCTGGCTACCCTTCTGGTGACCCAAAACCTGTTCCAGCTTCTGGCTCTGACACCGAATCGGATGCACCAGGTGAAAAGCCTCGACCTCCCAAATACCCCCAGAAGACTTGGCCTTATCCTGGTTGGCAGTATCCTGGCTACCCTTCTGGTGACCCAAAACCTGTTCCAGCTTCTGGCTCTGGCTCTGAATCGGATGCACCAGGTGAAAAGCCTCACCCTCCCAAATACCCCCAGAAGCCTTGGCCTTATCCTGGCTACCCTTCTGGTGACCCAAAACCTGTTTCCAGCTTCTGGCTCTGGCTCTGAATCGGATGCACCAGCTGAAAAGCCTCACCCTCCCAAGTACCCCCAGAAGCCTTGGCCTTATCCTG GCTACCCTTCTGGTGACCCAAAACCTGTTCCAGCCTCTGGCTCTGACACTGAATCGGATGCACCAGGTGAAAAGCCTCACCCTCCCAAATACCCCCAGAAGCCTTGGCCTTATCCTGACTACCCTTCTGGTGACCCAAAACCTGTTCCAGCTTCTGGCTCTGGCTCTGAATCGGATGCACCAGGTGAAAAGCCTCACCCTCCCAAATACCCCCAGAAGCCTTGGCCTTATCCTGGTTGGCAGTATCCTGGCTACCCTTCTGGTGACCCAAAACCTGTTCCAGCCTCTGGCTCTGACACTGAATCGGATGCACCAG GTGAAAAGCCTCACCCTCCCAAATACCCCCAGAAGACTTGGCCTTATCCTGGTTGGCAGTATCCTGGCTACCCTTCTGGTGACCCAAAACCTGTTCCAGCCTCTGGCTCTGACACTGAATTGGATGCACCAGGTGAAAAGCCTCACCCTCCCAAATACCCCCAGAAGCCTTGGCCTTATCCTGGTTGGCAGCATCCTG GCTACCCTTCTGGTGACCCAAAACCTGTTCCAGCCTCTGGCTCTGAATCGGATGCACCAGGTGAAAAGCCTCAACCTCCCAAATACCCCCAGAAGACTGGGTCTTACTACTATCCTCATGACCCTGGACATATATTTCCTCCGTATAGTCATTACCCCGATTATCCTCTCCATTTGCAAGAGTTTTATCCACAATACCCAGTTCAGCCTCCCAGAATTCCTACTGCACCACCTATAACCACCACTCCTCAACCCTGTACTACAACTGCAGCTGCTGAATGCAAACCTTTTGCCACTAGCCCTCCCAATGTGCCACCCTAG
- the LOC122134429 gene encoding basic proline-rich protein-like isoform X18, with protein MEFWKIWGRLLIIQSFFTCITLIHCRNLLRFSGTEKTNNEGGEDISEKNISDHKGYFEPLADFDHLGDNAGVSGLQKKSLIKGQLLSSSEAAWDAMSPKLRCGDDLVKLQLSGPELANVELCRGNGVPVPLTQLPPHCGHTALTYAGLVYATPYDGCGVVQQGGYYVMQIQWQGNSAVITCPMTSTIANETFLGPHPPKYLHILLPPFSPDTQSPDAPAMPQVSDTATLKPPPLVYPQGFWPFPHYLYPGRVYATAKQTEKPVTTTLVSQAPTGEPQPPKYPEMSWPHYHPDYLYHGRPKPTLKPVPASGSDTKSDAPAEKPQPPKYPQKPWPYPGYPSGDPKPVPASGFDTESDAPAEKPQPPKYPQKPWPYPGWQHPGYPSGDPKPVTASGSESDAPGEKPHPPKYPQKTWPYPGWQYPGYPSGDSKPVPASGSDTESDAPGEKPHPPKYPQKTWPYPGWQYPGYPSGDPKPVPASGSESDAPGEKPHPPKYPQKTWPYPGWQYPGYPSGDPKPVPASGSDTESDAPGEKPHPPKYPQKTWPYPGWQYPGYPSGDPKPVPASGSDTESDAPGEKPQPPKYPQKLWPYPGWQHPGYPSGDPKPVPASGSDTESESDAPGKKPHPPKYPQKPWPYPGYPSGDPKPVPASGSESDAPAEKPQPPKYPQKPWPYPGWQYPGYPSGDPKPVPASGSDTESDAPGEKPQPPKYPQKLWPYPGYPSGDPKPVPASGSDTESDAPGEKPHPPKYPQKPWPYPDYPSGDPKPVPASGSGSESDAPGEKPHPPKYPQKPWPYPGWQYPGYPSGDPKPVPASGSDTESDAPGEKPHPPKYPQKTWPYPGWQYPGYPSGDPKPVPASGSDTELDAPGEKPHPPKYPQKPWPYPGWQHPGYPSGDPKPVPASGSESDAPGEKPQPPKYPQKTGSYYYPHDPGHIFPPYSHYPDYPLHLQEFYPQYPVQPPRIPTAPPITTTPQPCTTTAAAECKPFATSPPNVPP; from the exons ATGGAATTTTGGAAAATATGGGGAAGGTTGTTAATTATACAAAGTTTTTTCACATGCATTACTTTAATACACTGCAGAAATCTGCTACGGTTTTCTGGAACGGAAAAAACGAACAATGAAGGTGGCGaagatatttcagaaaaaaatatatcagacCACAAGGGATATTTTGAGCCCTTAGCTGATTTTGACCATCTTGGTGATAACGCCGGAGTTTCAG GTCTTcagaaaaaatcattaattaaaggACAGCTACTCAGTTCTTCTGAAGCAGCCTGGGATGCCATGTCTCCAAAGTTGAGGTGTGGTGACGATCTCGTGAAGTTACAGCTCAGTGGTCCAGAATTAGCAAATGTTGAACTCTGTCGAG GTAATGGGGTGCCTGTTCCTCTCACTCAGTTGCCACCTCACTGTGGACACACAGCACTCACTTATGCAGGTCTTGTCTATGCTACTCCCTATGATGGATGTGGTGTTGTGCAACAG GGAGGGTATTATGTGATGCAGATACAGTGGCAGGGAAACTCTGCAGTCATTACTTGTCCTATGACCTCTACCATTGCAAATGAAACCTTCCTGGGACCTCATCCTCCTAAATATCTGCACATTTTGCTGCCTCCCTTCTCTCCTGATACACAAAGTCCAGATGCACCTGCAATGCCACAAGTGTCTGATACTGCAACACTGAAGCCACCACCTCTTGTGTATCCACAAGGGTTTTGGCCTTTCCCTCATTATCTTTATCCTGGAAGGGTTTATGCCACAGCTAAACAAACGGAGAAACCTGTTACAACTACTCTAGTTTCCCAAGCACCAACTGGAGAACCTCAACCTCCCAAATACCCCGAGATGTCTTGGCCACACTACCATCCTGATTACCTCTATCATGGCAGACCAAAACCCACTTTGAAACCTGTTCCCGCCTCTGGCTCTGACACTAAATCAGATGCACCAGCTGAAAAGCCTCAACCTCCCAAATACCCCCAGAAGCCATGGCCTTATCCTGGCTACCCTTCTGGTGACCCAAAACCTGTTCCCGCCTCTGGCTTTGACACTGAATCGGATGCACCAGCTGAAAAGCCTCAACCTCCCAAATACCCCCAGAAGCCTTGGCCTTATCCTGGTTGGCAGCATCCTGGCTACCCTTCTG GTGACCCAAAACCTGTTACAGCCTCTGGCTCTGAATCGGATGCACCAGGTGAAAAGCCTCACCCTCCCAAATACCCCCAGAAGACTTGGCCTTATCCTGGTTGGCAGTATCCTGGCTACCCTTCTGGTGACTCAAAACCTGTTCCTGCCTCTGGCTCTGACACTGAATCGGATGCACCAGGTGAAAAGCCTCACCCTCCCAA ATACCCCCAGAAGACTTGGCCTTATCCTGGTTGGCAGTATCCTGGCTACCCTTCTGGTGACCCAAAACCTGTTCCCGCCTCTGGCTCTGAATCGGATGCACCAGGTGAAAAGCCTCACCCTCCCAAATACCCCCAGAAGACTTGGCCTTATCCTGGTTGGCAGTATCCTGGCTACCCTTCTG GTGACCCAAAACCTGTTCCAGCTTCTGGCTCTGACACTGAATCGGATGCACCAGGTGAAAAGCCTCACCCTCCCAAATACCCCCAGAAGACTTGGCCTTATCCTGGTTGGCAGTATCCTGGCTACCCTTCTG GTGACCCAAAACCTGTTCCAGCCTCTGGCTCTGACACTGAATCGGATGCACCAGGTGAAAAGCCTCAACCTCCGAAATACCCCCAGAAGCTTTGGCCTTATCCTGGTTGGCAGCATCCTGGTTACCCTTCTGGTGACCCAAAACCTGTTCCCGCCTCTGGCTCTGACACTGAATCGGAATCGGATGCACCAGGTAAAAAGCCTCACCCTCCCAAATACCCCCAGAAGCCTTGGCCTTATCCTGGCTACCCTTCTGGTGACCCAAAACCTGTTCCAGCTTCTGGCTCTGAATCGGATGCACCAGCTGAAAAGCCTCAACCTCCCAAATACCCCCAGAAGCCTTGGCCTTATCCTGGTTGGCAGTATCCTGGCTACCCTTCTG GTGACCCAAAACCTGTTCCAGCTTCTGGCTCTGACACTGAATCGGATGCACCAGGTGAAAAGCCTCAACCTCCGAAATACCCCCAGAAGCTTTGGCCTTATCCTG GCTACCCTTCTGGTGACCCAAAACCTGTTCCAGCCTCTGGCTCTGACACTGAATCGGATGCACCAGGTGAAAAGCCTCACCCTCCCAAATACCCCCAGAAGCCTTGGCCTTATCCTGACTACCCTTCTGGTGACCCAAAACCTGTTCCAGCTTCTGGCTCTGGCTCTGAATCGGATGCACCAGGTGAAAAGCCTCACCCTCCCAAATACCCCCAGAAGCCTTGGCCTTATCCTGGTTGGCAGTATCCTGGCTACCCTTCTGGTGACCCAAAACCTGTTCCAGCCTCTGGCTCTGACACTGAATCGGATGCACCAG GTGAAAAGCCTCACCCTCCCAAATACCCCCAGAAGACTTGGCCTTATCCTGGTTGGCAGTATCCTGGCTACCCTTCTGGTGACCCAAAACCTGTTCCAGCCTCTGGCTCTGACACTGAATTGGATGCACCAGGTGAAAAGCCTCACCCTCCCAAATACCCCCAGAAGCCTTGGCCTTATCCTGGTTGGCAGCATCCTG GCTACCCTTCTGGTGACCCAAAACCTGTTCCAGCCTCTGGCTCTGAATCGGATGCACCAGGTGAAAAGCCTCAACCTCCCAAATACCCCCAGAAGACTGGGTCTTACTACTATCCTCATGACCCTGGACATATATTTCCTCCGTATAGTCATTACCCCGATTATCCTCTCCATTTGCAAGAGTTTTATCCACAATACCCAGTTCAGCCTCCCAGAATTCCTACTGCACCACCTATAACCACCACTCCTCAACCCTGTACTACAACTGCAGCTGCTGAATGCAAACCTTTTGCCACTAGCCCTCCCAATGTGCCACCCTAG
- the LOC122134429 gene encoding atrophin-1-like isoform X11, whose amino-acid sequence MEFWKIWGRLLIIQSFFTCITLIHCRNLLRFSGTEKTNNEGGEDISEKNISDHKGYFEPLADFDHLGDNAGVSGLQKKSLIKGQLLSSSEAAWDAMSPKLRCGDDLVKLQLSGPELANVELCRGNGVPVPLTQLPPHCGHTALTYAGLVYATPYDGCGVVQQGGYYVMQIQWQGNSAVITCPMTSTIANETFLGPHPPKYLHILLPPFSPDTQSPDAPAMPQVSDTATLKPPPLVYPQGFWPFPHYLYPGRVYATAKQTEKPVTTTLVSQAPTGEPQPPKYPEMSWPHYHPDYLYHGRPKPTLKPVPASGSDTKSDAPAEKPQPPKYPQKPWPYPGYPSGDPKPVPASGFDTESDAPAEKPQPPKYPQKPWPYPGWQHPGYPSGDPKPVTASGSESDAPGEKPHPPKYPQKTWPYPGWQYPGYPSGDSKPVPASGSDTESDAPGEKPHPPKYPQKTWPYPGWQYPGYPSGDPKPVPASGSESDAPGEKPHPPKYPQKTWPYPGWQYPGYPSGDPKPVPASGSDTESDAPGEKPHPPKYPQKTWPYPGWQYPGYPSGDPKPVPASGSESDAHQLKSLNLPNTPRSLGLILVGSILVTLLVTQNLFQPLALTLNRMHQVKSLTLPNTPRRLGLILATLLVTQNLFQLLALTPNRMHQVKSLDLPNTPRRLGLILVGSILATLLVTQNLFQLLALALNRMHQVKSLTLPNTPRSLGLILATLLVTQNLFPASGSGSESDAPAEKPHPPKYPQKPWPYPGYPSGDPKPVPASGSDTESDAPGEKPHPPKYPQKPWPYPDYPSGDPKPVPASGSGSESDAPGEKPHPPKYPQKPWPYPGWQYPGYPSGDPKPVPASGSDTESDAPGEKPHPPKYPQKTWPYPGWQYPGYPSGDPKPVPASGSDTELDAPGEKPHPPKYPQKPWPYPGWQHPGYPSGDPKPVPASGSESDAPGEKPQPPKYPQKTGSYYYPHDPGHIFPPYSHYPDYPLHLQEFYPQYPVQPPRIPTAPPITTTPQPCTTTAAAECKPFATSPPNVPP is encoded by the exons ATGGAATTTTGGAAAATATGGGGAAGGTTGTTAATTATACAAAGTTTTTTCACATGCATTACTTTAATACACTGCAGAAATCTGCTACGGTTTTCTGGAACGGAAAAAACGAACAATGAAGGTGGCGaagatatttcagaaaaaaatatatcagacCACAAGGGATATTTTGAGCCCTTAGCTGATTTTGACCATCTTGGTGATAACGCCGGAGTTTCAG GTCTTcagaaaaaatcattaattaaaggACAGCTACTCAGTTCTTCTGAAGCAGCCTGGGATGCCATGTCTCCAAAGTTGAGGTGTGGTGACGATCTCGTGAAGTTACAGCTCAGTGGTCCAGAATTAGCAAATGTTGAACTCTGTCGAG GTAATGGGGTGCCTGTTCCTCTCACTCAGTTGCCACCTCACTGTGGACACACAGCACTCACTTATGCAGGTCTTGTCTATGCTACTCCCTATGATGGATGTGGTGTTGTGCAACAG GGAGGGTATTATGTGATGCAGATACAGTGGCAGGGAAACTCTGCAGTCATTACTTGTCCTATGACCTCTACCATTGCAAATGAAACCTTCCTGGGACCTCATCCTCCTAAATATCTGCACATTTTGCTGCCTCCCTTCTCTCCTGATACACAAAGTCCAGATGCACCTGCAATGCCACAAGTGTCTGATACTGCAACACTGAAGCCACCACCTCTTGTGTATCCACAAGGGTTTTGGCCTTTCCCTCATTATCTTTATCCTGGAAGGGTTTATGCCACAGCTAAACAAACGGAGAAACCTGTTACAACTACTCTAGTTTCCCAAGCACCAACTGGAGAACCTCAACCTCCCAAATACCCCGAGATGTCTTGGCCACACTACCATCCTGATTACCTCTATCATGGCAGACCAAAACCCACTTTGAAACCTGTTCCCGCCTCTGGCTCTGACACTAAATCAGATGCACCAGCTGAAAAGCCTCAACCTCCCAAATACCCCCAGAAGCCATGGCCTTATCCTGGCTACCCTTCTGGTGACCCAAAACCTGTTCCCGCCTCTGGCTTTGACACTGAATCGGATGCACCAGCTGAAAAGCCTCAACCTCCCAAATACCCCCAGAAGCCTTGGCCTTATCCTGGTTGGCAGCATCCTGGCTACCCTTCTG GTGACCCAAAACCTGTTACAGCCTCTGGCTCTGAATCGGATGCACCAGGTGAAAAGCCTCACCCTCCCAAATACCCCCAGAAGACTTGGCCTTATCCTGGTTGGCAGTATCCTGGCTACCCTTCTGGTGACTCAAAACCTGTTCCTGCCTCTGGCTCTGACACTGAATCGGATGCACCAGGTGAAAAGCCTCACCCTCCCAA ATACCCCCAGAAGACTTGGCCTTATCCTGGTTGGCAGTATCCTGGCTACCCTTCTGGTGACCCAAAACCTGTTCCCGCCTCTGGCTCTGAATCGGATGCACCAGGTGAAAAGCCTCACCCTCCCAAATACCCCCAGAAGACTTGGCCTTATCCTGGTTGGCAGTATCCTGGCTACCCTTCTG GTGACCCAAAACCTGTTCCAGCTTCTGGCTCTGACACTGAATCGGATGCACCAGGTGAAAAGCCTCACCCTCCCAAATACCCCCAGAAGACTTGGCCTTATCCTGGTTGGCAGTATCCTGGCTACCCTTCTGGTGACCCAAAACCTGTTCCAGCTTCTGGCTCTGAATCGGATGCACACCAGCTGAAAAGCCTCAACCTCCCAAATACCCCCAGAAGCCTTGGCCTTATCCTGGTTGGCAGCATCCTGGTTACCCTTCTG GTGACCCAAAACCTGTTCCAGCCTCTGGCTCTGACACTGAATCGGATGCACCAG GTGAAAAGCCTCACCCTCCCAAATACCCCCAGACGCCTTGGCCTTATCCTGGCTACCCTTCTG GTGACCCAAAACCTGTTCCAGCTTCTGGCTCTGACACCGAATCGGATGCACCAGGTGAAAAGCCTCGACCTCCCAAATACCCCCAGAAGACTTGGCCTTATCCTGGTTGGCAGTATCCTGGCTACCCTTCTGGTGACCCAAAACCTGTTCCAGCTTCTGGCTCTGGCTCTGAATCGGATGCACCAGGTGAAAAGCCTCACCCTCCCAAATACCCCCAGAAGCCTTGGCCTTATCCTGGCTACCCTTCTGGTGACCCAAAACCTGTTTCCAGCTTCTGGCTCTGGCTCTGAATCGGATGCACCAGCTGAAAAGCCTCACCCTCCCAAGTACCCCCAGAAGCCTTGGCCTTATCCTG GCTACCCTTCTGGTGACCCAAAACCTGTTCCAGCCTCTGGCTCTGACACTGAATCGGATGCACCAGGTGAAAAGCCTCACCCTCCCAAATACCCCCAGAAGCCTTGGCCTTATCCTGACTACCCTTCTGGTGACCCAAAACCTGTTCCAGCTTCTGGCTCTGGCTCTGAATCGGATGCACCAGGTGAAAAGCCTCACCCTCCCAAATACCCCCAGAAGCCTTGGCCTTATCCTGGTTGGCAGTATCCTGGCTACCCTTCTGGTGACCCAAAACCTGTTCCAGCCTCTGGCTCTGACACTGAATCGGATGCACCAG GTGAAAAGCCTCACCCTCCCAAATACCCCCAGAAGACTTGGCCTTATCCTGGTTGGCAGTATCCTGGCTACCCTTCTGGTGACCCAAAACCTGTTCCAGCCTCTGGCTCTGACACTGAATTGGATGCACCAGGTGAAAAGCCTCACCCTCCCAAATACCCCCAGAAGCCTTGGCCTTATCCTGGTTGGCAGCATCCTG GCTACCCTTCTGGTGACCCAAAACCTGTTCCAGCCTCTGGCTCTGAATCGGATGCACCAGGTGAAAAGCCTCAACCTCCCAAATACCCCCAGAAGACTGGGTCTTACTACTATCCTCATGACCCTGGACATATATTTCCTCCGTATAGTCATTACCCCGATTATCCTCTCCATTTGCAAGAGTTTTATCCACAATACCCAGTTCAGCCTCCCAGAATTCCTACTGCACCACCTATAACCACCACTCCTCAACCCTGTACTACAACTGCAGCTGCTGAATGCAAACCTTTTGCCACTAGCCCTCCCAATGTGCCACCCTAG